TGCCAGTTCCCAGTTGCGACCCCCATAATTCCCTCCCAGCCTGGAATCTAACCCGCCCTTTGAGTTCTGTCCCCACTCCCCCGAGTTCTCTACCCGCTCCCTGAGTTCGGTCCCCTCCCCAGACATCTGTCCCTGCCCTAATTTTTGCCCCTTTCCCCTGGAATCTGTCCGTCTGAGTTCTGTCCCCACCCACACCCGGAGTTCTTTCTCCGCCCCCTGAGTTGTGCCCCCTCCTGCTAGGACCTGTCCCCGCCCTCTTACTCCATCTCTGACTTCCAGCCCTGCCCCTTTGGGGTTGAACCCGGACTATTTCTAGGTCCCTGGCCCGCAGGCAGATCCTGCCCCTGCTCCTTTCTCCAGACCAGCCCTTCTCCCCGATGCTGAGGCCACTTCCAGATCCAAGCGCCGGGAGGGTGCTCCTTTCCTCTCCGCCTCCCTGAGTCGGGCCGCAAATGCGTTTGGGATTAAATTTTCATGATGTGGCACAGGCCCTCAAGTGGATTGGGAGGGAGCAGCCGGCGCGGCGGGCGGGCGCCACTGACCCGGTGGCCCGGCAGCCACTGCCCACCGCGGCCTCCCGTTTGTCGCCTTGTCCCATTGGGTCCCTGGGGCTCACAGTTTTGCCAGTGTTTGAGAACCCCCCGCATCCCTGGTGAGGGGTGGTGGTTTGGGGGCCGGGACCTCAggatctgagggaggaggggctggagaccCGGACTCCCGGGTCTGTGGGAGGAGTAGCCCGCGGAGCCGTCCACCAGCGCCACCCTGTGGCGGCAGAATCCCCGGCCCGGGTGcggaggcggcggccgcggcTCCGGGCCAGGTGTGAAGGTGGAGCAGATGGTGAAgaggagggagtgggaggggggcccCGGCCGCTGCCAAATCCCGGGCCTGCGCCGGAACCGTCACCATGGAGACCGAAGAAGGCGGAAAGGACCCAGCTCCACACTTTTTGGGGGACCTGAAAAAGAGTTCTTCGGCCTCCCACGGAGGGTCCCCGTGCTAACTACAAGTCCCAGCGGTCGCTGGACCTCACCGTGCGCTTCAGAAGAGCCGCGCTCCCCGAGGGCCGCTGGGAGTTGTAGTTTTGAGACAACAGCCTGAGGCTGCGAGGCGCCCTCTGGTGGACGCCGGAGCCCACGCTCGCTCCTTCAGGTCCAACAGACCCTACCCGAGATCATCCCCGCTACCTTTTCACCTTCTCACCATCTGCTCCTTGCCACCCGACCTCATTGACTCCATTCCAACCGCACTGGTCTCGCCGTTCTTCCAACGTTTACCACTGAGGCTCCTCCGTTTACCTATCCTCTTAGGACTCACTATGGAAGGAGAGAGTTAGCATTCGTTCATGAACTCCTTTTTTTGAGTTCCTGCTCATTGTAAAGCGTTACCGCACCACAGGGGCGGAGCTACAACCAGGTAACACTGGTTCCAGACACCGCCACCGCCACTGCTAACTCAGCCAGGGGAGACCAGAGACAGCTTGAAGTTGGAAAAGCTTCCCAGAGAAAGTTCACTGAAAGGGACGACTTTGGGAGTGTCCGCGGTACAGGAAACGGTGCTTGCCGAGTTGGAAAGTGGGACACAGTTTTGTGTGATTGTGACATGAAGCACTGTTCCAGGACGAGACGCAGGGGAGGCTGGAGATGATGGCATGCATCGGATCACCAGTGGACTTGGGCAAGGCCCCCTGGGAGGGCAATTAGAAATTCCCTGggtttgggcgcctgggtggctcagctggttgagcatctgacttcagctcaggtcacgatctcacaattcgtgaattcgagcccctcgacgggctctgtgctgacagctcggagcctggagcctgcttgggattctgtgtctccctctctctctgtccctcccccactcacgccgtctctttctctctctccctcaaaaataataaacatcaaacaatttttaatttaaaattttaaaaaattctggtttTATTGACGAGGCACACTAAGGGGGGGCGGGTACAGCAGAAACTAAAGAGGGGCTGCAGAACACAGGTGTGCTCAGGACACCATTCACTGTGCTGGGACTGAGTGACAGGAAGGACAGGGAGAAAATGAAGCATAAAGGGGACCACACCACACATGGCCCGGAGTGCTGCGCTGCAGGGGGCTCTGGGACCTTCTCCTGGGACCCTGGGGAGCCGAGGACCCCTGAAGTGGAGAGGGGAGGGTCGGCTCTGGGACCGTGTGCAACACGACGGGAGAGACTGGCGGCCAGGGAGGGGCTCTGGTGGGGAGAGGCTGAGGCCTCAGCGGGGACAGTGACTTCTCTGTGACTCCAGGACACGGTCCAATGTCCCTTTTCCCTCCCGCTCCCCGTGCATTCCTAGCCAGACACAGAACAAAGGCAAacatcttttatttccattttagagaagCCACGAGCCTCTTCTCTCCACTTAGAAGCACAGAAAGAAAGCAGGTCAAGAAGACACCGACAGGAGGGGCATGGCCACCATCAATTGCTGAGGAGAGACGGGAAACAGATTAAGGATTCAGGACCAGGAGCCCAGGCCTCCCCAGCGCCCCCGCTCCCCCCGCACACCTCCCTCTACCTCCCCAGGTACCTTTCTCTTCCTATGGAAGGCTGCTTTGCTCTCCTCAGAGTTGATCCGCAGGGGGATACAGGCATCCAGATGGTACAGCTGCTGGGGGCCCCCCAACACTACCCGGTTCTCCCCAATCTCCAGCGACAGCCCCAGAGCTCCATCCTGGGAATATTAATGGAGTGGGCCCACCCTTCCGTTCCCAGCAATAGGCCGATAATAATATGGACCAGGAACAAAAGCCTTGtgtgtcgttgttgttgttttaatgtctatttatttttgagacagagacagcacgcgagcagggtaagggcagagaaaggaggagacacagaatccaaagcaggctccaggctcagcgctgtcTGCATATGCCCAGCTCACTCTCCCTCGGAGACCCCAACCCTTCCAGACCTCGTTCTCCCACTCTGGCCAGAGGTACACTCACCAGTTTGGGGAGGTCAATTTCAGCCAAGAGGAGGTCAGGGGCTTCCAGCCAAAGGTTCAGGTGAGGCTTCTCAGGGCTGCGAAAGACCAAGACCCAAAACTGAGGAGAGCCCACTAGGTCTCTGCCAAAgctattctttccctttctccctcctacAAACCCTGCTGCCTCGGGGAGCCTTCTCAGTGGCCATCCTGCTTCCCCCCTCTCTGGGTTCCCAGGGCCCCAGGACACCGCCTCCTATGGGGAGGCAGGATTGAGGGAGGGATTCCAAAAATTACTGGGGAgacatgagagagacagaacccagcGAAGGCCCACCCTTCCTCAGGTCTCGGGGAGTCGGGAGTGTATAGGTTTCCCAGCTCCTGGATCCGAGGACGCTGTTGGGAGCGGATATTTTGCTGGGAGATGGAGCCCAGGAAAGGTCGGTTCTTCAACATGCGCCACTCTGTGAGTAGGAAGTTCAGGGTCAAAGGTGGCTCAAGCGCGGGTTCCCTTGGCTTTCCTAGCGGTCCCCACGCAGCGAGAGCCTCAGGGGAAAGTCTCCGCCCCTCCCAGGATGCCAGGGATCTGGCCACACCCCCGAGCTTGGCTTCAGGAAATCTGCCCACTTTAGCCCCGCCCTTCTAGGGATATGGGGGGGCGGGATCTGTCACCAGAGGTGCTCCTGGCTCCGCCCCCTGGCTCGCCAGACCCCGCCCCTTATCTGGCTCCTGGGCCAGTcccatctccacccccacccccaccttgggAAGCCTCACCTTCTCCCTGTAACCCGCAGCCCAGGGACCAAAACAATCCCTGCCCACACCAGCACCACCTTTTCCAAGGGCTGTCCCCGAGCTGCTCTGGCTCCCCGAGTCCCCGCTAGTGCAGGCCACGCCCTTCACCTGGATTCAGCTGAAGACTGTATTTGTCCTCAAGGCCCTCCCTGGCGATGGTGACCACGAGCTCCCGCAAGAAATCGCTGTTCtagaagtgagagagggagatttGCCGGAGGGctagggatggagggagaggccccagcccaggcctcacCCGCAGCCCCGCCCCCAACCTGCATCCTCCGGTAGAAGTCGCTGTTCACCGCTACGTCGTAGGCGGTACAACCCTGGCCTTctgtggggagagaaagggggtgagACCCCCAGCCCTCGGTAGGAACCCCACCGCCCAGATAACGACGAGGCAAAAACGATAAAGGACAGCGGCCACACGAACCAGAAAGACCCAGAGACAATTAGAAAGTGAGGGCTCTTGCCAGTCATACCAGCCTCCTCTCTACTGCTCTGGTCCTTTCCCACCACATCCCAGCAATgaccctgccccttccctgctcacagacCCTCCCATGGCTCCCCAGCGCCCCAGACGAAGGTTTGTGTCCTTCAGTCTGGCGCTGGAGGCCCTGTGTGGTCAGCTCCTCCCACCTGAAGAGAAGCTCACTTCTCTGTTGGGGACCTCGTCCCTTTAAATTTCTTCCAGTCTCTTCCAATTACTGACCGATCCAATTCAACCATTCTCTCCAGCCTCTGGACTCCTCGGTCCCCTCTGCCTAGAACCCTCTTCCGTGTCTTGGCCTGACACACTCTTTCGGTTCCTTTGCATCTTATatctgccacctcctccaggaagccttccttgactccTCAGTTCGGGTAAAGAGCCCACCCCCCTCCAACTCCAGAGCAGCAAAGATCACACCATAGTGAAATCgcctctgtcttctctgccctCACCTAAGACTAGGAGTCTCTCAAGGGCAAGTTCTGGGTTGGATCAGTCCCTACTCCCCAGGGCACTGCCCAAAGCTTGATCCCAGGAGGCTTCAGGGGACATACGTTAATTGAAAAAGCAAGCATATAGACACAGAAACTCAACAGAGACACGTGAgacaaggcagagagacagagacaggggagaaGAGTGAAGAAGGAAACAGGAACAAGACTGAGAGCTGGTCTGGCCAGCTAATGAGGACACCCGCCCAGCTCTCCCTCACTGTGGGGTAGGGCAGGGAGAAGTGCCAGCCTGGCCAGGCGGGCAGAACGAGGACAGAACTACCCCGTGTAGCAGGCACTGGAGGCCCAGGAGGTTAGGTTTATGTCACAAGGAAAAGGGGGCCAGATTTCTagggggaaaggggggagggggatctTGGGCCCTGGATCTTGGATCCTAGGGAAGAAAGGACCCAGGGAGCTAGCTTCCTGGGTCCCCCGAGGGCACTGACTTGCGTCCAGTTCTGCATGAGGCTCTCCCAGGCTCATGGGAATGCGAAACCCGGCTTGGTCTTCCTCCAGCATTTGAAGCAGCTCGTCCTCGGTCACATCAGCCggaggagggatggaaggagagtGACAGATGTTGATGAAAACCTTCCCTTCGGAGGAGTTGGTCTTTATGCAGAAACCTGGTGGAAATGGGTTTGTCCTGATGTCTGCCTCTGTGTgcgtctctgtccttcccttggtCTGTCCCTGCTTTGAGTCTCAGTCCTCTGCTTTCTgggcctgctcccctccccattcCTGGGATCTCTGACTCTCCTTCTATCTTTGAGTCTGTCCCCCAGTCACTgctgtcctcctccttctctctttagcTCTtggtccctccccctctccctgccaaaGACCTCTATACTCCAttattctgcctctctcctgcctcctctgtctctgtcccctgcccccagtctctgtccacctctctctgagactcaatccctctctctctggctttctgCCTTTCTTACCAGGTTGAGGTTGGATCTGTGTGGATTCTGGTCTGCTTGTCTGGGCTTGCTGGAGCTCCTTGGAGGCCTGTGTGAAGGAAAACACCCTCCAGTCACGGTGTCTATGCTATCAGACCCTCATTTGTTCTTCAAAAGTTTATGGAGAAATTTTGTGCATGTGAGATATGAGCAGAATAAGACATACTatgtccctctcctcctttgaGGACCCCTATGAACAATCCCAACCCCATCTGCATTTCTTCCAGATCCTAGCAAACTTGCAGCTAACCAACTACAATCCCATGTAGTGCCTTCTGGGAATGTAGTCCCATCTCAGAGCACCCGCGGgcgtacacacatatacacaacacacacacacctccccagAATACCCAGGGACCCAGGACCCGGAGGCCCGTCAGTCCGCACCTGCCGCAGTAGCTCCTCGAAACGCATGGTCTCAGCGCCCATCTTCTCTGCCTCGCTTAGCTCGGGCACCAGCAGCTTCGAGTCCGCCATGGCCCTGGGGAAAAGACCTAGGCGTCCTCAGTAACTCCGACGTGAGCGGGAACCTTCGCCAGGATGCGAATTGTGGAGCCTGCTGCCAGACCCACCCCCGGCTCCTGGTGCCCACTATTCCGTATGAAAGTCTAAGAATCTGTCCTGAAACTGTAATTCCACTCAGACCAGATACGGCTGTCAAATCTGTTAGGAGCCAATATTTCCAGATGCTCTCTACGTCCTACGTGCTATGTAAATGACAGCCACGCTTCTAGTCACTGTGTAACCAAGGACTTCGGCCGACCACGCTTCCGTCTGCCTCAAAAGCTCATTCACCAATCCTGCAACCTCATTACGTTCCGACCAATCATAATCTAAAGATTAAGCCCCGCCTCTCACCTCAACCAATCAAAACTAAATCCTGAACCTAGTCTCTAAATGCCACACTTCCTGTGCCGATTAAAGCCGTATTTCTCCTTCCCAACAACATCTAGCCAAACTACGGGGGAGTCCAGACTGGCACACTTTCAAAACCTTCATTTCAGTGTCCATCCTAAAAGATTCCCTTCTGATCTATGAACTATCGCTTCGTCCCAGAGCTAGATTCGATTCTCTAGTAAATACACTTCGGACTAAATATACTTCCTGTCCTCAGTATAAAAAGGGTGGCGGGAAGAACCACACGGTCATTCTTCTAAATCCGGAGCAGCCCTAACTACCGGCCAGGCGCCCACATCTCGGTTCCCCGCCGCCCCCACTTTGAGGACTGCGCATGCTCCAAACTACACTTCCCAGCTTGGGGGCATGGGCGGGGCCACCGGGTCTAAGGTGGGGTTACGCTCTATCTCCCGTAGCCCCGCCCTTTGGGCTGGAGGGGGCGGTGTCGCCCTTCGACCTCAAGGTTCCTCTGGGCAGAGCGGGGGCCCCGCACTCCTTCGTGGAAAGCGGTCCGGGCGAGTGATGGCTGCGACGCACGCACAGCGCAGCACCCGAGAGATCTTCACCACGCTGGAGTACGGACCCGTGCCTGAGAGCCACGCATGCGCATTGGTGAGGGCCTGCCGTTCAGCGCTGCCcattcccgccccctcccccccccccaacccggcaTCCAGGTCCAGTTTAGCGCGCGGACTCCCGTGATCCACCGCGGCAGCTCAGCAGCTCCGCCCTTCTCGGTTCCCGTGATTCTCGCCACCCCTTGGGACCCACCCTAGAAGGGCATTCCCTTAAGCCTTTGCGGTTGCTTCTTCTTAACCCTGGATCCTCTTCCGTTGTTTGGTAGTAGCTCTCCTGCTCCCTGGTACCTACTTGTGATGGCGTTTCCCCGGTTGCTTCGAGGCCTCGGATTCCCCGGAGGCTCTCGTGATTCTTCCAGCCCCCTCAGAACTTCCCGGGATCCCCCAGGACTCGAAATTCCTGTGGGGCTCCCTTGATCTTCCAAGGACCCTCAGAAGCCCCATAGACTTCCCCAGAACATCCTGTAGCTCCCATGATCCTgagtccccccccacccccgccttcccATGGAGTCCCGGGATTCCTCAAGGCCCCCACCAATACTTGAGGGTCTCCTAGGATCTTGTGAACTCAGAACTCCAGAATACATCAGAACTAAACTGTAATTAACCTACACCCCCCAGAATATCCCCATGGGGCTCCCATGACCCCCTCACCCATCTCAGAATACCCCCCATGGGGCTCCCGCGATTCTTCAGGGCCTCTTCAAATCCTCATGAGACTTCTGTGATCCCCCAGGGTTCCCCAGAACCTCTTGTGGTTCTTAGGGAGAAGTAGGGTGGCTGGAATATCCTGTAATTACCTAGCCCCCTCAGAATTCCCTCATTGGGGCTCTCGTGATCGCACAGGGTCTTCTAGCACCCAGGAATGAGAAGCTTGGGCTTCTCttcaaggagagaagaggagtCTAGAACCGTGGTCCAAGTGGAAGAAGATGAGGTCAGAGCCAGGAGCCCGCTGTGAAAATGGATAAGGTGGATAGGAGGGGATGAGGCAGGGGAACCGTTTGAGGAGTTGAGAGGGCAAGGGCAATGCCTGGGGTCCAGCTGTGTCTCCATCCCTCCACCACCGCCACCAGGGAGGAACCCAGGAGGACTAGAGTCGCAAGGAAAGACCCTGAGCGTGATTATCGCATGGTGAAAGTGTGAGGGACCCGGGGACAGCCTTGAGTTATGTGCAGGAGTCTGATGTTACTTGGGCTTGAGCCTTTCAGGACTGGAGACAGGGACCTGGGAGTCACCACCGTAAGACCATTGGACGGTGGGAGTGATGATCTGGGACAGAGCACACAGAATTCCCACACTTGAAGGTGGGCTTGAGATGGAATATACTGAGATAGCAATAATGTAGAAATAGCTTATATTTACTGGGTGCTTTCTACGTGCCAGCCTCTGCGCTCAGTGTGATCTCCTTTAATCCCCAGAACAGCTGTGGGAGGGGATGGTTGTCATCCTTTTAGTGATAGCACACGGAGGCTTCAGGGGGTAAGTAATTTGCCCACGGCCAACACGGTTTAAAATAG
The Lynx canadensis isolate LIC74 chromosome E2, mLynCan4.pri.v2, whole genome shotgun sequence genome window above contains:
- the PIH1D1 gene encoding PIH1 domain-containing protein 1 gives rise to the protein MADSKLLVPELSEAEKMGAETMRFEELLRQASKELQQAQTSRPESTQIQPQPGFCIKTNSSEGKVFINICHSPSIPPPADVTEDELLQMLEEDQAGFRIPMSLGEPHAELDAKGQGCTAYDVAVNSDFYRRMQNSDFLRELVVTIAREGLEDKYSLQLNPEWRMLKNRPFLGSISQQNIRSQQRPRIQELGNLYTPDSPRPEEGPEKPHLNLWLEAPDLLLAEIDLPKLDGALGLSLEIGENRVVLGGPQQLYHLDACIPLRINSEESKAAFHRKRKQLMVAMPLLSVSS